A stretch of the Flavobacterium sp. 5 genome encodes the following:
- a CDS encoding BamA/TamA family outer membrane protein → MKIRYIKYFIVLSIFFVFGCSNTKYLPEGDLLYTGGSVTVKDSTMKKKERKELEKALEELLRPKPNKKILGLRPKLWIYNIAGEPKKDKGIRHWLRNKVGEPPVLFSKVGLDYNAAVLRSFAENRGYFKNRVSADSTVRNKRVTAEYIIQPRKQYKIKEVKFPDDSSALGKAIAKTSRRSLLKEGNAYDLDVIKNERERIDARLKERGFYYFNPDYILAQVDSTKGDYQVNIKLKIKDEMPEKAKIAYKIDKIVVYPNFSVSKDTVKYKKEDIVQYNDFTIIDTADTFNPRVFDRAILFKKGDFYNRKDHNLTLNRFVNLGTFSFVKNEFKTSDSIKNTLDSYYYLTLLPKKFIRVEVVGKTNSASYTGSEINVNWNNRNLFGGAELLTVSVFGGADFQLGGENNGKNIYKLGTETSLTWPRFITPFNIQGNSEFVPRTKATVRYEFQNRTQLYSLNSFNASFGYLWRESARKEHQLNIMDITYVSPNNVTAEYQEDIDEDAALGKVIEKQLIFGPTYSYTYTNTMQKRKKHTIYFNGELDLAGNITGLLTGANIKKKDTVKIFNVPLSQYVKFKTDFRHYIKLSKETQLASRIIVGIGLPYGNSNVMPTSKQFVSGGTNSIRAFRARTLGPGSYFNTVTTNSYLPDQAGDLKLEFSSEYRAKLFSVVNGALFVDAGNIWLLNADPNKPGAEISKDFMKDIAVGAGAGLRFDFSFLILRTDLAIPLRKPWLSENDRWVIDNIDFGSSTWRKDNLMLNIAIGYPF, encoded by the coding sequence ATGAAAATTAGATATATAAAATATTTTATAGTGCTGTCCATATTTTTTGTTTTTGGATGTAGCAATACTAAATATTTGCCAGAAGGTGATTTACTGTACACAGGAGGTTCTGTAACAGTAAAGGATTCCACTATGAAAAAGAAAGAAAGAAAAGAACTGGAGAAAGCACTGGAAGAATTGTTACGGCCTAAACCGAATAAAAAAATACTAGGCTTGCGTCCTAAATTATGGATCTACAATATAGCTGGCGAACCTAAAAAAGATAAAGGTATAAGACATTGGCTAAGAAATAAAGTTGGGGAGCCTCCTGTGCTTTTTAGTAAAGTTGGTTTAGATTATAACGCAGCTGTTTTAAGAAGTTTTGCAGAAAACCGTGGTTATTTTAAAAACAGAGTCAGTGCCGATTCTACTGTGAGAAATAAAAGAGTAACAGCAGAATATATCATTCAGCCAAGAAAACAATACAAAATAAAAGAAGTAAAATTTCCTGATGATTCTTCTGCTTTAGGAAAAGCAATTGCAAAAACAAGCCGAAGATCATTATTGAAAGAGGGAAATGCATACGATCTGGATGTTATAAAAAACGAACGGGAACGTATTGATGCCAGATTAAAAGAAAGAGGGTTTTACTATTTTAACCCAGATTATATTTTGGCTCAGGTAGATAGTACAAAGGGTGATTATCAGGTAAACATCAAATTAAAAATAAAAGATGAAATGCCCGAAAAAGCCAAAATCGCTTATAAGATTGATAAAATTGTAGTATATCCAAATTTTTCGGTTTCAAAAGATACTGTAAAATATAAAAAAGAAGACATTGTTCAATACAACGATTTTACTATTATTGATACGGCTGACACTTTTAATCCCAGAGTTTTTGACAGAGCAATACTTTTCAAAAAGGGCGACTTTTATAATCGGAAAGATCATAATCTTACACTGAATCGTTTTGTGAATCTGGGAACATTCAGCTTTGTGAAAAATGAATTCAAAACTTCGGATAGTATAAAAAACACTTTAGATTCCTATTATTATTTGACACTCTTGCCTAAAAAATTTATTCGTGTTGAAGTTGTAGGCAAAACGAATTCTGCAAGTTATACAGGTTCTGAAATTAATGTAAACTGGAATAACCGAAATCTATTTGGAGGAGCTGAACTGCTTACTGTATCTGTTTTTGGCGGTGCAGATTTTCAGCTTGGAGGAGAAAATAACGGAAAAAACATATATAAACTGGGAACTGAAACCAGTCTGACATGGCCAAGATTTATTACTCCATTTAATATCCAAGGAAATAGTGAGTTTGTCCCTAGAACTAAAGCCACGGTTCGATATGAATTTCAAAACAGAACCCAATTGTATTCGCTAAATTCTTTTAATGCATCTTTTGGTTATTTATGGAGAGAAAGTGCTCGAAAAGAACATCAGTTAAATATTATGGATATTACCTATGTAAGTCCAAATAATGTAACAGCTGAATATCAGGAAGATATAGATGAAGATGCAGCTTTGGGGAAAGTCATCGAAAAACAGCTGATCTTTGGACCTACGTATTCGTACACTTACACCAATACGATGCAAAAGCGAAAAAAACATACTATCTATTTTAATGGAGAATTAGATTTGGCAGGAAACATAACAGGTTTACTAACAGGAGCGAATATCAAAAAGAAGGATACTGTAAAGATATTTAATGTGCCGCTTAGTCAATATGTAAAATTTAAGACAGATTTTCGTCATTACATAAAGCTAAGTAAAGAAACACAATTGGCAAGTAGAATTATTGTTGGAATCGGATTGCCATACGGAAATTCGAATGTTATGCCAACATCAAAACAATTTGTATCAGGAGGAACCAATAGTATTCGTGCTTTTAGAGCCAGAACACTTGGTCCGGGAAGTTATTTCAATACAGTCACAACAAATTCATACTTACCAGATCAAGCGGGTGACTTGAAATTAGAGTTCAGTAGTGAATACAGAGCAAAATTGTTCAGTGTAGTTAATGGAGCATTGTTTGTAGATGCTGGAAATATTTGGCTCTTAAATGCAGATCCTAATAAACCTGGAGCCGAAATTTCTAAAGATTTTATGAAAGATATCGCTGTGGGCGCTGGAGCAGGCTTACGATTTGATTTCTCTTTTTTGATTTTAAGAACTGATTTGGCAATACCGTTAAGAAAACCTTGGTTGTCCGAAAATGATCGTTGGGTAATTGATAATATTGATTTTGGAAGTAGTACTTGGAGAAAAGATAACTTGATGCTTAATATTGCCATTGGATATCCTTTTTAA
- a CDS encoding DUF3347 domain-containing protein: protein MRKSTSKLLVAITIMLSIIASYAQNTKTKTQNASDSEQAEQTDQLAAVFNNYFAIKDALVKTDGAMASAKSTLMLSAINAVKMDKLEMKVHMVWMKVIADLKEDAEHISDTKDAKHQRDHFNTLSKNIYALIKASKQTTPTYYQFCPMANKGKGANWLSKESAIKNPYYGSMMLTCGKTVETLK from the coding sequence ATGAGAAAATCAACATCAAAATTATTGGTAGCAATTACAATAATGTTATCAATTATAGCAAGCTATGCACAAAATACAAAAACTAAAACACAAAACGCGAGCGATAGTGAACAAGCAGAGCAAACAGATCAACTTGCAGCAGTTTTCAATAATTATTTTGCCATAAAAGATGCTTTAGTAAAAACAGATGGAGCAATGGCTTCAGCAAAATCAACATTAATGCTTTCGGCAATAAATGCAGTGAAAATGGACAAATTAGAAATGAAAGTTCATATGGTTTGGATGAAAGTTATTGCTGATTTAAAAGAAGATGCCGAACATATTTCGGATACAAAAGATGCAAAACACCAAAGAGATCATTTTAATACACTTTCAAAAAACATTTATGCACTAATAAAAGCATCAAAACAAACAACTCCAACCTATTACCAATTTTGCCCAATGGCAAACAAAGGCAAAGGAGCAAATTGGCTAAGCAAAGAAAGTGCCATCAAAAATCCTTATTATGGATCAATGATGCTGACTTGTGGCAAAACGGTTGAAACTTTAAAATAA
- a CDS encoding aromatic amino acid hydroxylase produces MNSKIKSNPLLDRLPKHLKQFIKPQDYSDYTPINQAVWRYVMRKNVNYLSKVAHSSYLDGLKKTGIEVDNIPSMYGMNRILSEIGWAAVAVDGFIPPNAFMEFQAYNVLVIASDIRQLEHIEYTPAPDIIHEGAGHAPIIANPEYAEYLRRFGEIGCKAISSHKDYEMYEAIRLLSILKEAEGTPQNEIQAAEKAVEDLQNNMGELSEMAQIRNLHWWTVEYGLIGTLENPKIYGAGLLSSIGESAWCMTDNVKKIPYDFSAVNQSFDITKLQPQLYVTPDFTYLSLILEEFANTMALRTGGLSGIQKLIHSKALGTAELSTGLQISGVFTNVIEEHGKPIYFQTTGKTALSYREKELVGHGTDTHPEGFGSPIGKLKGINLAIEDMSPRDLQAYNIYEGQTATLEFEGDIKVVGEIVTGKRNLHGEIILICFKNCTVTHGDTVLFKPEWGNYDMAVGKKLVSAFSGPADVSSFDLILHVPSSKTIKAKQTAERDDLEILYQTVRNIRESNDTSTSLEPIFTKLQEEHPNDWLLSIELIELLNTRNETVLMQQVILHLENLKKQRPEIKKLISNGLELIFENEETTH; encoded by the coding sequence ATGAACTCAAAAATAAAAAGCAATCCTCTTTTAGATCGATTACCAAAGCATTTAAAGCAATTTATAAAACCTCAAGATTACAGCGATTACACTCCTATTAATCAAGCGGTTTGGCGTTATGTAATGCGCAAAAATGTAAATTATCTTTCGAAAGTAGCACATAGTTCTTATTTGGATGGTTTGAAAAAAACAGGGATTGAAGTCGATAATATTCCGAGTATGTATGGAATGAATCGCATACTAAGTGAAATTGGATGGGCTGCGGTGGCGGTGGATGGTTTTATTCCGCCGAATGCATTTATGGAATTTCAGGCGTATAATGTTTTGGTAATTGCTTCCGATATTCGTCAGCTCGAACATATAGAATATACTCCTGCACCAGACATTATTCATGAAGGTGCCGGACACGCACCCATTATTGCCAATCCGGAATATGCAGAATATCTGCGCCGTTTTGGAGAAATAGGATGCAAAGCCATTTCCTCACATAAAGATTATGAAATGTACGAGGCTATTCGATTGCTTTCTATTTTGAAAGAAGCTGAAGGAACTCCGCAAAACGAAATTCAAGCTGCTGAAAAAGCAGTGGAAGACCTGCAAAACAATATGGGTGAATTATCTGAAATGGCTCAAATTCGGAATCTGCACTGGTGGACAGTAGAATATGGCTTAATAGGAACTTTGGAAAACCCCAAAATATATGGCGCTGGATTGCTGTCCTCTATTGGCGAAAGCGCTTGGTGTATGACGGATAACGTCAAGAAAATCCCTTATGATTTTTCGGCTGTAAATCAGAGTTTTGATATAACCAAATTACAGCCTCAGCTGTATGTTACTCCCGATTTTACTTATTTGAGTTTGATTCTGGAAGAGTTTGCTAATACTATGGCTTTGAGAACTGGAGGTTTATCGGGTATTCAAAAGCTGATTCATTCCAAAGCGTTGGGAACTGCTGAATTGAGTACTGGTTTACAAATTTCAGGAGTTTTTACAAATGTTATTGAAGAACATGGAAAACCAATTTACTTTCAAACCACAGGAAAAACGGCGCTGTCATATCGTGAAAAAGAATTAGTTGGGCATGGAACTGATACCCATCCAGAAGGTTTTGGCAGTCCGATAGGAAAATTAAAAGGAATCAATTTGGCCATTGAAGACATGAGCCCTAGAGATTTACAAGCCTATAACATTTATGAAGGTCAAACCGCTACACTTGAATTTGAAGGTGATATAAAAGTGGTTGGAGAAATCGTTACTGGAAAGAGAAATCTGCACGGAGAAATTATTCTGATTTGTTTTAAAAACTGTACCGTAACTCACGGAGACACTGTTTTATTTAAACCAGAATGGGGAAATTATGATATGGCTGTAGGCAAAAAACTGGTTTCGGCTTTCTCTGGACCAGCTGATGTGAGCAGTTTTGATTTGATTTTGCACGTTCCTTCGAGCAAAACCATTAAAGCTAAACAAACTGCCGAAAGAGATGATTTGGAAATATTGTATCAAACTGTAAGAAACATTCGTGAATCTAACGACACTTCAACTTCTCTTGAGCCAATCTTCACAAAACTCCAAGAAGAACATCCAAATGACTGGTTGCTTTCTATAGAACTCATTGAACTTTTGAATACACGAAATGAAACAGTTTTAATGCAACAAGTGATTTTACATTTAGAAAACTTAAAAAAACAACGTCCCGAAATCAAAAAATTAATTTCGAATGGATTGGAATTGATTTTTGAAAACGAAGAGACTACTCACTAA
- a CDS encoding group III truncated hemoglobin, giving the protein MTNKDISNIEDIQLLVNTFYSTVQKDELIGAIFNEKIGDRWPEHLEKMYRFWQTILLEEHTYSGSPFPPHRQLPVEKKHFNHWMEIFTQTVDSLFVGPLAEEAKLRGANMAEMFNYKIEYFRHEGKHPLL; this is encoded by the coding sequence ATGACAAACAAAGACATTTCAAATATAGAAGATATTCAACTATTAGTTAACACCTTTTACTCAACAGTGCAAAAAGACGAATTGATTGGCGCCATTTTTAATGAAAAAATAGGTGACCGATGGCCAGAACATTTGGAAAAAATGTATCGTTTTTGGCAAACAATTTTACTCGAAGAACATACTTATTCTGGAAGTCCTTTTCCTCCGCACAGACAGCTTCCCGTTGAGAAAAAACACTTTAACCACTGGATGGAAATTTTCACACAAACCGTAGATAGTTTATTTGTAGGACCATTAGCTGAAGAAGCCAAATTAAGAGGAGCTAATATGGCTGAAATGTTTAATTATAAAATTGAATATTTCAGGCACGAAGGGAAACACCCGCTTTTATAA
- a CDS encoding multicopper oxidase domain-containing protein yields the protein MEVKKNKNIRLLSTIAILCFISTSLFSQKIVRYDLYVRDTIVNFGNSSKHAFAVNGQIPMPTLTFTEGDIAEIYVHNELKENTALHWHGLFLPNKEDGVPYLTQMPIAPNTTHKYSFPIIQNGTYWYHSHSGLQEQIGLYGLFIINKKKGDSTFRKDIDDLPTIPIILSEWTDLKPENVQRMLHNANDWFAIKKGTTQSYAEAIKQGHFSTKITNEWKRMNAMDVSDVYYETFLINGKNEEQLSQFKPGEKVRLRIANGGASSYFWLTYGGGKITVVASDGNDVQPVEVDRLIIAVSETYDVVVTIPQDKKSFAFLATAEDRTGSASLFLGDGIKQPVAHLSKLKYFDGMKMMNDMMKMNGEMNDMDMNMSLNKMDMNSVMYPEITGEDEYSKATNHSDHTMENMNMSNDSTETADIITLNYGMLKSPTKTNLPKEANVKELRFELSGNMNRYVWSLDNKVISETDKILIKKGENVRIVLYNGSMMRHPMHLHGHDFRILNEHGDYSPLKNVIDIMPMETDTIEFQANADGDWFFHCHILYHMMAGMGRIFSYENSAPNPLIPDPKMAYKMLKMDDRMFHFMAENDFASNGNDGEAMFSNTRWSIGTEWRLGYNDHHGYETETHIGRYIGKMQWIMPFVGFDWRYRKMEDGETEQNVFGQTNTKDNRSVFSAGLEYVLPMLIKAQAEIFTDGNVRLQLMRNDIPISKRVRMTLMWNTDKEYMAGLKYIIKRNFGITTHYDSDMGIGLGINLNY from the coding sequence ATGGAAGTAAAAAAAAATAAAAACATAAGACTGCTATCAACTATAGCAATCTTATGTTTTATTTCGACATCCCTTTTTTCACAAAAAATTGTTCGATATGACCTTTACGTTCGCGATACGATCGTAAATTTTGGAAACAGCTCCAAACACGCATTTGCTGTAAATGGTCAGATTCCGATGCCAACCTTAACTTTCACAGAAGGAGATATAGCCGAAATTTATGTACACAATGAATTAAAAGAAAACACTGCCCTGCATTGGCACGGATTATTTCTACCAAATAAAGAAGATGGTGTTCCTTATTTAACGCAAATGCCAATCGCACCAAATACAACACATAAATACAGTTTTCCGATTATTCAAAACGGAACCTATTGGTACCATAGTCATTCTGGACTTCAGGAACAAATTGGTCTATATGGGCTTTTTATCATAAACAAAAAGAAAGGTGATTCTACTTTTAGAAAAGACATAGATGATTTACCAACGATTCCGATTATTTTGAGCGAATGGACTGATTTAAAACCAGAAAACGTTCAACGGATGCTGCACAATGCTAATGATTGGTTTGCTATAAAAAAAGGAACGACTCAAAGTTATGCAGAAGCCATAAAACAAGGACATTTTTCGACTAAAATCACAAATGAATGGAAACGGATGAATGCCATGGATGTGAGCGATGTTTATTATGAGACATTTTTAATTAATGGTAAAAATGAAGAGCAACTTTCTCAATTTAAACCTGGTGAAAAAGTCAGACTTCGAATTGCAAACGGAGGTGCTTCAAGTTATTTTTGGCTTACTTATGGAGGCGGAAAAATAACAGTTGTTGCCAGCGATGGTAATGATGTTCAACCCGTAGAAGTGGATCGTCTGATTATCGCCGTTTCGGAAACTTATGATGTCGTGGTTACGATTCCTCAAGACAAAAAATCCTTTGCATTCTTAGCGACTGCTGAAGACAGAACAGGGTCGGCTTCTTTATTTTTAGGCGATGGTATTAAACAGCCTGTTGCCCATCTTTCGAAATTAAAATATTTTGATGGAATGAAGATGATGAACGATATGATGAAAATGAATGGTGAGATGAACGATATGGATATGAATATGTCATTGAATAAAATGGACATGAATTCTGTAATGTATCCCGAAATCACAGGTGAAGATGAATATTCAAAAGCAACAAATCATTCGGATCATACTATGGAAAACATGAACATGTCAAATGATAGTACCGAAACTGCAGATATAATTACTTTGAATTATGGAATGCTAAAATCTCCAACCAAAACAAATCTTCCGAAAGAGGCGAATGTAAAAGAATTGCGTTTTGAATTATCAGGAAACATGAACCGCTATGTCTGGAGTTTAGACAATAAAGTAATTTCTGAAACCGATAAAATCTTAATTAAGAAAGGAGAAAACGTTCGGATTGTACTGTATAATGGATCAATGATGCGTCATCCTATGCATTTACACGGGCATGATTTCAGAATCTTGAACGAGCATGGTGATTACTCACCATTAAAAAACGTCATTGATATTATGCCTATGGAAACCGACACTATCGAATTTCAGGCAAATGCTGATGGCGATTGGTTTTTTCATTGTCATATTTTATATCATATGATGGCAGGAATGGGGCGTATTTTTAGTTATGAAAATTCGGCTCCGAATCCGTTAATTCCTGATCCGAAAATGGCTTATAAAATGTTAAAAATGGACGATCGTATGTTTCATTTTATGGCAGAAAATGATTTTGCTTCCAATGGAAATGATGGAGAAGCTATGTTTAGCAATACGCGCTGGAGCATAGGAACTGAATGGAGATTGGGTTACAATGATCATCATGGTTATGAAACCGAAACACATATTGGCCGCTATATTGGAAAAATGCAATGGATTATGCCATTCGTTGGCTTTGATTGGCGCTACCGAAAGATGGAGGATGGAGAAACTGAACAAAATGTTTTTGGACAAACTAATACTAAAGATAATCGCTCTGTTTTTAGTGCAGGACTTGAATATGTTTTACCAATGCTTATAAAAGCACAAGCAGAGATTTTTACTGATGGAAATGTAAGACTGCAATTAATGCGAAACGATATTCCAATCTCTAAAAGAGTGCGAATGACCCTAATGTGGAATACTGATAAAGAATATATGGCAGGTTTAAAATACATCATAAAAAGAAACTTTGGTATAACTACACATTACGACAGCGACATGGGAATAGGTTTGGGAATTAATTTGAATTATTAA
- a CDS encoding DUF4230 domain-containing protein has protein sequence MLKRILAVVGIVIAVILAFKFCEFKKGDDSSLEYNTNLIQQQIVNVGKLVVTEGHFSEVITYKNQQKYMMDMLSFEKKAIVIVNADVAVSYDLHQLKYDIDEANKIITIISIPKEEIKISPDIKYYDVQQSQMNPFTGDDYNKINKSVKANLAKKIDKSSLKSNAQNRLISELSKILILTNTMGWKLEYNGKVIENEKALQQGLKL, from the coding sequence ATGCTCAAAAGAATTTTAGCCGTAGTTGGAATTGTAATCGCTGTGATTTTGGCTTTCAAATTTTGTGAGTTCAAAAAAGGAGATGATTCATCCTTAGAGTACAATACAAATTTGATTCAACAGCAAATTGTGAATGTGGGTAAATTGGTGGTTACTGAAGGTCATTTTTCAGAAGTGATTACCTATAAAAACCAGCAAAAGTACATGATGGATATGCTTTCTTTTGAAAAAAAAGCAATTGTCATTGTCAATGCCGATGTTGCAGTTTCATATGATTTGCATCAACTTAAATACGATATTGACGAGGCAAACAAAATCATTACCATTATAAGTATTCCAAAAGAAGAAATCAAGATAAGTCCAGATATAAAATATTATGATGTACAACAAAGCCAAATGAATCCTTTTACTGGCGATGATTACAATAAAATCAATAAATCGGTAAAGGCAAATCTTGCTAAGAAAATCGACAAATCATCCTTGAAATCCAATGCTCAAAATCGTTTGATAAGCGAACTTTCCAAGATTTTGATTCTGACTAATACAATGGGTTGGAAGCTAGAATACAACGGTAAAGTAATAGAAAACGAAAAAGCACTTCAACAGGGTTTGAAGTTATAA